In Pseudobacter ginsenosidimutans, the following are encoded in one genomic region:
- a CDS encoding ABC transporter ATP-binding protein yields MSTVLKVENLSHRYASAWAIRDINFEITQSGVIGLLGSNGAGKSTTMNIICGVLNQTEGKVFINGIDKSGNPRLAKKQIGFLPQTPPLYTDFTVNEYLTYTAELRFIEKNKIKKSVADVMDRTGISHFSSRLIKNLSGGYRQRVGIAQAIIHKPSIVILDEPTNGLDPNQIIEARKLIKEIAQDHTILLSSHVLSEINLLCRDIIMIEAGRMVFSDSMESFNNYIQPASLLVKMENPPTASELLKIPGVTKVEFISDKQCRIFFSNETGISEAIIAASMQHNWKLQEINLEKSVLDDVFKQLSQQS; encoded by the coding sequence ATGAGTACAGTCCTAAAAGTGGAGAATCTCTCCCACAGGTATGCCAGTGCCTGGGCTATCCGCGATATCAATTTCGAGATCACGCAATCAGGCGTCATTGGATTGCTCGGATCCAACGGAGCCGGCAAATCAACCACCATGAATATCATTTGTGGTGTATTGAATCAAACAGAAGGCAAAGTGTTTATCAACGGCATCGATAAAAGCGGGAACCCGAGGCTGGCCAAAAAACAAATTGGATTTTTACCACAAACTCCCCCGTTGTATACAGACTTTACGGTGAATGAATATCTCACTTACACCGCAGAGCTCCGGTTCATAGAAAAGAACAAGATAAAAAAATCAGTAGCCGATGTGATGGACAGAACAGGCATCAGTCATTTCAGTTCGAGACTGATCAAAAACCTGTCTGGAGGCTACAGGCAGCGCGTAGGCATTGCACAGGCCATCATCCATAAACCCAGTATCGTGATCCTCGATGAGCCAACAAATGGACTGGATCCCAATCAGATCATCGAGGCCAGGAAACTGATCAAAGAAATTGCACAGGATCATACCATACTATTGTCTTCACACGTATTGTCTGAGATCAATCTGCTCTGCAGGGATATCATCATGATCGAAGCAGGCAGAATGGTATTCTCCGATTCCATGGAGAGTTTCAATAATTATATCCAGCCTGCTTCATTACTTGTGAAAATGGAAAATCCACCAACAGCCAGCGAATTGCTGAAGATCCCTGGTGTTACAAAAGTGGAATTCATTTCAGACAAACAGTGCAGGATATTTTTCAGCAACGAAACCGGTATCTCTGAAGCCATCATCGCTGCCAGTATGCAACACAATTGGAAACTGCAGGAGATCAACCTGGAAAAATCCGTTTTGGACGATGTGTTCAAGCAATTGTCTCAACAATCTTAA